A single window of Polaribacter sp. SA4-10 DNA harbors:
- a CDS encoding Crp/Fnr family transcriptional regulator, translating to MQDLIKFISFFIDLDPKSEENFIDIASLKKFKKNDILVKNGKRQIDFFIIKSGIVRSYYLHNSDKTYIRNFFIKMNTSGDIGALISNNLAKLDYDCLTDCEIYVIDFKKFMLLVDENHKFAKLYANLLAKVVILFESKIYDLSVLNATERYLKLKKEIPSIENHIQQYHIASYLNITPIQLSRIRKKIYSK from the coding sequence ATGCAAGATCTTATAAAATTTATTAGTTTTTTTATTGATTTAGACCCAAAGTCTGAAGAGAATTTTATTGATATCGCATCATTAAAAAAATTTAAAAAAAATGACATTCTTGTAAAAAATGGCAAAAGGCAAATAGATTTTTTTATAATTAAATCAGGAATTGTAAGGTCTTATTACTTACACAATTCTGACAAAACTTATATCAGAAATTTTTTTATTAAAATGAATACCTCTGGTGATATTGGTGCTTTAATTTCTAATAACCTAGCAAAATTAGATTATGATTGTTTAACCGATTGTGAAATTTATGTTATAGATTTTAAAAAATTCATGCTTTTAGTAGATGAGAATCATAAATTTGCTAAGCTTTATGCAAATTTATTAGCTAAGGTTGTTATTCTTTTTGAATCTAAAATTTATGACTTATCAGTTTTAAATGCGACAGAGAGGTATTTAAAATTAAAAAAAGAAATTCCTAGCATTGAAAATCACATTCAACAATATCATATTGCATCTTATTTAAATATTACTCCAATACAATTAAGTAGAATTCGAAAAAAAATTTATTCGAAATAA
- the dapB gene encoding 4-hydroxy-tetrahydrodipicolinate reductase: MKIALLGYGRMGKEIEKIALSRGHEIVIRKDVDDTIDITLADVAIDFSVPSSAFGNISNCINNNVPVISGTTGWLENYNDAVALCEEKKGAFIYASNYSLGVNIFFELNNQLAKMMTTLEDYTISMEEIHHTKKLDAPSGTAITLAEGIIENSSKKEWELGKNSSKEIIPIQAKRIPDVPGTHTVCYDSEIDSIEIKHTAHSRKGFALGAVVAAEWILNKTGIFSMRDVLNIG; this comes from the coding sequence ATGAAAATTGCATTATTAGGATATGGAAGAATGGGAAAAGAAATTGAAAAAATTGCTTTATCTCGTGGACATGAAATTGTAATTAGAAAAGATGTAGATGACACTATTGATATTACTTTAGCAGATGTAGCAATAGATTTTAGCGTGCCTTCTTCTGCTTTTGGTAACATTTCTAACTGCATCAATAACAATGTTCCTGTAATTTCTGGAACTACAGGTTGGTTAGAAAACTATAATGATGCAGTTGCATTATGCGAAGAGAAAAAAGGTGCTTTTATCTACGCTTCTAATTATAGCTTAGGAGTAAACATCTTTTTTGAACTGAACAATCAATTAGCAAAAATGATGACTACTTTAGAAGATTATACTATTTCTATGGAAGAAATTCATCACACTAAAAAATTAGATGCGCCAAGTGGAACCGCTATAACTTTAGCAGAAGGGATTATTGAAAACTCCTCTAAAAAAGAGTGGGAATTAGGAAAAAATTCATCCAAAGAAATAATACCAATTCAAGCAAAAAGAATTCCTGATGTACCAGGAACACATACTGTGTGCTATGATTCTGAAATAGATTCTATAGAAATTAAACATACTGCCCACAGTAGAAAAGGATTTGCATTAGGTGCTGTTGTGGCTGCTGAATGGATTCTCAACAAAACAGGTATTTTCTCTATGAGAGATGTGTTAAACATAGGTTAA
- a CDS encoding WbqC family protein, which translates to MSVFIPTYFSPISHYSEIIKSENIVFEMEDNFQKQSYRNRCYIYNSNGKQLLSIPVKHKITDQRKKTKDTKVENDFPWQDQHFKSLQIAYRTSPFFEFFEDDIAPIFSKKYTYLQDLNIDTYLFITDALQVSSNFSKTEEFLIDETQKDFRVLADVKKQPEKLVSRYIQMFDDKHGFIPNLSILDLLFMEGPNAISYF; encoded by the coding sequence ATGTCTGTATTTATCCCTACTTACTTCTCTCCTATTTCTCACTATTCAGAAATCATAAAATCTGAAAATATTGTATTTGAAATGGAAGATAATTTCCAAAAACAAAGCTATAGAAACAGATGCTATATTTATAATAGCAATGGCAAACAGTTATTAAGTATTCCTGTAAAACATAAAATTACAGACCAAAGAAAAAAGACCAAGGACACTAAAGTAGAGAACGACTTTCCTTGGCAAGATCAGCATTTTAAATCTTTACAAATTGCTTATAGAACCTCTCCTTTTTTTGAGTTTTTTGAAGATGATATCGCTCCTATTTTCTCAAAAAAATACACCTATTTACAAGATTTAAATATTGATACTTATTTATTTATTACGGATGCTTTACAAGTAAGTTCTAATTTTTCTAAAACTGAAGAATTTTTAATTGATGAAACTCAAAAAGATTTTAGAGTGTTAGCTGATGTAAAAAAACAACCTGAAAAACTTGTGAGCAGGTATATTCAAATGTTTGATGATAAGCATGGATTTATTCCTAATTTATCAATTTTAGACCTTCTCTTTATGGAAGGCCCTAATGCAATAAGTTATTTTTAG
- a CDS encoding ParA family protein, whose amino-acid sequence MGKIIAIANQKGGVGKTTTAVNLAACLGVLEKKVLLVDADPQANASSGLGIDVDGVEIGTYQVLEHTISAKETILKTSSPNVDIIPAHIDLVAIEIELVDKQEREYMLKKALVDLKNEYDYILIDCAPSLGLITLNSLVAADSVIIPIQCEYFALEGLGKLLNTIKSVQNIHNSELDIEGLLLTMFDSRLRLSNQVVDEVRKHFSSMVFETIIRRNTRLGEAPSYGESIIAYDATSKGAINYLNLAQELIKKNS is encoded by the coding sequence ATGGGAAAAATTATTGCGATAGCGAATCAAAAAGGGGGTGTTGGTAAAACAACAACTGCTGTAAATTTGGCTGCATGTTTAGGAGTTTTAGAAAAAAAAGTTTTATTAGTTGATGCAGATCCACAGGCAAATGCATCCTCAGGTTTAGGAATTGATGTTGATGGTGTGGAGATTGGAACATATCAAGTTTTAGAACACACAATTTCTGCAAAAGAGACTATTCTAAAAACGTCTTCTCCTAATGTAGATATCATTCCTGCTCATATAGATTTAGTTGCAATTGAAATTGAATTAGTAGACAAGCAAGAAAGAGAATACATGCTTAAAAAAGCACTTGTTGATCTAAAAAATGAGTACGATTATATTTTAATAGATTGCGCACCTTCATTAGGTTTAATAACATTAAATTCTCTAGTTGCAGCAGATTCTGTAATCATTCCAATTCAATGTGAATATTTTGCTTTAGAAGGTTTAGGAAAATTATTAAACACGATTAAAAGTGTTCAAAATATACATAACTCAGAATTAGATATTGAAGGGTTATTATTAACAATGTTTGATTCTCGTTTACGTTTGTCTAATCAAGTTGTAGATGAAGTTAGAAAGCACTTTAGCAGTATGGTTTTTGAGACAATTATTAGAAGAAATACACGTTTGGGTGAAGCGCCAAGTTACGGAGAAAGCATAATTGCTTATGATGCAACTAGTAAAGGCGCTATAAATTACTTAAATTTAGCCCAAGAATTAATAAAAAAGAATTCGTAA
- a CDS encoding aminoacyl-histidine dipeptidase has protein sequence MNKEIRNLEPKAVWNHFSDLNAVPRPSKKEERVIDFMVDFGKKLNLETFVDKVGNVIIKKPATSGLENRKTVVMQSHLDMVHQKNTATVFDFDSEGIKMLIEGDWVTADGTTLGADNGLGVATIMAVLSSSEIEHPNLEALFTIDEETGMTGAMGLEGGILKGDILLNLDTEEDDEIGIGCAGGVDVTAKRTYSEENTPENTIAFSISVKGLNGGHSGMDIHKGLGNANKIMNRLLLDGFENFGLRISEINGGSLRNAIPRESAASVVIDSISKDPFLFETTTVINNIKEEFSTLEPHLSIDIEEISSPDKVMDLGVQEGLIKSIYAALNGVYRMSPDIKDLVETSNNIARVIVKDGAIKIGCLTRSSSETNKYDLANSLRAAFELSGFEVELSGNYPGWQPNVNSEILDSVSKLYEKLHGEKAHVAACHAGLECGILGQNYPEMDMVSIGPTILGAHSPDERTSISSTQKFWKFLLEILKDIPKK, from the coding sequence ATGAATAAAGAGATAAGAAACTTAGAACCAAAAGCTGTTTGGAATCATTTCTCAGATTTGAATGCAGTTCCTCGTCCATCAAAAAAAGAAGAACGTGTAATAGATTTTATGGTTGATTTTGGTAAAAAATTAAACCTAGAAACTTTTGTAGATAAAGTAGGAAATGTTATCATTAAAAAACCTGCTACTTCGGGTCTAGAAAATAGAAAAACAGTAGTAATGCAAAGCCATTTAGATATGGTTCATCAAAAAAATACAGCTACCGTTTTTGATTTTGATTCAGAAGGAATTAAAATGTTAATTGAGGGTGACTGGGTTACTGCAGATGGAACAACTTTAGGTGCGGATAATGGTTTAGGTGTTGCTACTATTATGGCTGTTTTATCATCAAGTGAAATTGAACACCCAAATTTAGAAGCACTTTTTACAATTGACGAAGAAACAGGGATGACTGGTGCAATGGGTTTAGAAGGTGGTATTTTAAAAGGTGATATTCTTTTAAATCTAGACACAGAAGAAGATGATGAAATTGGAATAGGTTGTGCAGGTGGAGTTGATGTTACTGCAAAAAGAACTTATTCTGAAGAAAATACACCCGAAAATACAATTGCATTTTCAATTTCTGTAAAAGGTCTAAATGGAGGACATTCTGGAATGGATATTCACAAAGGATTAGGAAATGCAAACAAGATTATGAATCGTTTGTTATTAGATGGTTTTGAAAACTTTGGATTAAGAATTTCTGAGATTAATGGTGGTAGTTTACGCAACGCAATTCCTCGTGAAAGCGCTGCTTCTGTTGTTATTGATAGCATTTCTAAGGATCCTTTTTTGTTTGAAACAACTACAGTTATCAACAATATAAAAGAAGAGTTTTCTACATTAGAACCTCATCTTTCAATTGACATAGAAGAAATTTCTTCACCAGATAAAGTAATGGACCTAGGTGTTCAAGAAGGTTTAATAAAATCTATTTACGCAGCTTTAAATGGTGTTTATAGAATGAGCCCAGATATTAAAGATTTGGTAGAAACATCTAATAATATTGCGCGTGTAATTGTAAAAGACGGAGCTATAAAAATTGGTTGTTTAACGCGCTCGTCTTCTGAAACAAATAAATATGATCTAGCAAATTCTTTACGTGCTGCTTTTGAATTATCTGGTTTTGAAGTAGAACTTTCAGGTAATTATCCAGGTTGGCAACCTAATGTAAATTCAGAAATTTTAGATTCAGTTTCTAAATTATATGAAAAACTACACGGAGAAAAAGCACATGTTGCAGCTTGTCATGCAGGTTTAGAATGTGGAATTCTTGGTCAGAATTATCCAGAGATGGACATGGTCTCTATCGGACCAACAATTCTTGGAGCCCATTCTCCAGATGAACGTACAAGTATTTCATCAACACAAAAATTCTGGAAATTCTTATTAGAGATTTTAAAGGATATTCCTAAAAAATAA
- a CDS encoding ParB/RepB/Spo0J family partition protein — MAKATKKQALGRGLSALLQESSNINSASDKNANKVVGSIIELELDLIDVNPYQPRTYFDEESLRELASSIRELGVIQPITVRKLDGNKFQLVSGERRFRASKLIGNKSVPAYIRLANDQEMLEMALVENIQRKNLDPIEIALSYQRLIDEIQLTQEELSTRVGKKRSTVTNYLRLLKLDPILQTGMRDGFISMGHGRAMINVENTEDQLAIYEKILREKLSVRQTEELVKNLKTGSVIAKPKKKQLPKFVKENLNEFSEYFGHKIDVTISNNGKGKISIPFHSEEDFNRIKDLLK; from the coding sequence ATGGCAAAAGCAACCAAAAAACAAGCTTTAGGAAGAGGATTATCTGCTTTGTTACAAGAATCTTCAAACATCAATTCTGCCTCAGACAAAAACGCAAATAAAGTTGTTGGAAGTATCATAGAGCTTGAATTAGATTTAATTGACGTAAACCCGTATCAACCAAGAACTTATTTTGACGAAGAATCTTTAAGAGAATTAGCTAGTTCTATAAGAGAATTAGGAGTTATTCAGCCAATTACAGTTAGAAAACTAGATGGAAATAAATTTCAATTAGTTTCTGGAGAACGTAGATTTAGAGCTTCAAAATTAATTGGAAATAAATCAGTTCCTGCATATATAAGACTTGCCAACGACCAAGAAATGCTAGAAATGGCATTGGTAGAAAATATACAACGTAAAAACTTAGACCCAATAGAAATTGCACTTTCTTACCAACGTTTAATAGATGAAATTCAATTAACACAAGAAGAATTAAGCACTAGGGTTGGTAAAAAACGTTCTACAGTTACCAATTACTTACGTTTGTTAAAATTAGATCCAATTTTACAAACAGGAATGAGAGATGGGTTTATTTCTATGGGACATGGGCGTGCAATGATTAATGTAGAAAACACAGAAGATCAATTAGCAATTTACGAGAAAATTTTACGAGAAAAACTATCAGTAAGACAAACTGAAGAATTAGTAAAAAACTTAAAAACTGGTTCTGTTATAGCAAAACCCAAAAAGAAACAATTACCCAAGTTTGTTAAAGAAAATTTAAACGAATTTAGCGAATACTTTGGTCATAAAATAGACGTTACTATTAGTAACAATGGAAAAGGAAAAATTTCTATTCCTTTTCATTCTGAAGAAGATTTTAATCGTATTAAAGACTTATTGAAATAA
- a CDS encoding DUF5683 domain-containing protein produces MHFQKIIFVLILTFLSANLFAQKDTVNVKGIKIKGNVKIEKGGVYDALAPSKAAFYSAIFPGMGQIYNKKYWKAPIVWGALAIPTYYYLQNNNDYNRYRTAYKLRKNGLVDEFTIDGVEIVSLDTLENAQEQLKENRDMSLLSGVILYVLQIVEASVNAHLLQFNTSDDLSLKPAFIPDPIRFDTPKFGLTLTYNF; encoded by the coding sequence GTGCATTTTCAAAAAATTATATTTGTTTTAATTCTTACTTTCCTTTCTGCAAATCTTTTTGCACAGAAAGACACCGTGAATGTGAAGGGTATAAAAATTAAAGGGAATGTTAAAATTGAAAAAGGAGGTGTTTACGATGCTCTAGCACCTTCAAAAGCTGCATTTTATTCAGCAATTTTCCCAGGAATGGGACAAATATATAATAAGAAATATTGGAAAGCACCAATAGTTTGGGGCGCATTAGCAATTCCTACGTATTACTATTTACAGAACAATAACGATTACAACCGTTACAGAACAGCCTACAAGTTGCGAAAAAACGGTCTTGTAGATGAATTTACTATAGATGGTGTAGAAATCGTTTCTTTGGATACTTTAGAAAATGCGCAAGAACAATTAAAAGAAAATAGAGACATGTCTCTTTTATCTGGAGTTATATTATACGTTTTACAAATTGTAGAAGCTAGTGTTAATGCACATTTATTACAATTTAACACAAGCGATGATTTGTCTTTAAAACCAGCTTTTATACCAGATCCAATTAGGTTTGACACACCTAAATTTGGACTCACTTTAACTTATAATTTTTAA
- the lepB gene encoding signal peptidase I, whose protein sequence is MTFTEWFIFFLIIQVIHFLGTWKLYVKAGRKPWEAAIPIYNGIVLMQIIKRPKWWVILLFIPIVNLLMFPVIWIETIRTFGFYKKLDSLLVIVTLGLYIFYINYATDAQYNADRNLKPRSELGEWVSSIAFAIIAATLVHTYFMQPFTIPTSSLEKTLLVGDYLFVSKFHYGARVPSTVIAAPMVHDSLPFTGTASYLKKPQLPYTRLPGLQKIKNNDIVCFNWPADTLATMWGDTSGKFTYKPVDKKTNYVKRCVGIAGDSLELRNGYVYINGKKNELPYRAKLQFYYTYEATSSIDRNTFPKFLIDKERTGVYKILSEYWNNPKVQEAFKKGANLSKIGSDSLYTEVAGGVSQDLARRLKMENVATKININLTEEEAIKLKEYPLTLSVKKVNHGTDNGIFPHIESNQWSQDNFGPIYIPKAGTTVKIDSESLPYYKQIIKNYENNDLQVVGENIFINGEKATSYTFKQDYYWMMGDNRHNSLDARYFGYTPFDHVLGKPVMVWFSWNANAPSFGAKLKSIRWDRMFTTVGGDGEPVSYRYLVLVLIGLYFGYSFYKGKKKSA, encoded by the coding sequence ATGACGTTTACAGAATGGTTTATCTTTTTTCTTATAATTCAAGTTATTCATTTTTTAGGAACTTGGAAATTATATGTAAAAGCTGGTAGAAAACCTTGGGAAGCTGCGATACCTATTTATAATGGCATTGTTTTAATGCAGATCATAAAGCGCCCAAAATGGTGGGTAATTCTTTTATTTATTCCTATTGTAAACTTGTTAATGTTTCCTGTAATTTGGATAGAAACAATTAGAACTTTTGGCTTCTATAAAAAATTAGATTCATTATTAGTAATAGTAACTTTGGGGCTATATATTTTTTACATCAATTATGCAACTGATGCACAATACAATGCTGACAGAAACTTAAAACCACGTTCTGAACTTGGTGAATGGGTAAGTTCTATTGCGTTTGCAATTATTGCTGCAACTTTAGTTCATACTTATTTTATGCAGCCTTTTACCATACCAACATCCTCTTTAGAAAAAACATTATTAGTTGGCGATTATTTATTTGTGAGCAAGTTTCACTATGGCGCAAGAGTTCCATCTACAGTAATTGCTGCACCAATGGTGCATGATTCACTTCCTTTTACTGGAACAGCTTCTTACCTAAAAAAACCACAATTACCTTATACACGTTTACCTGGGCTTCAGAAAATAAAAAATAATGATATTGTTTGTTTTAACTGGCCGGCAGACACTTTAGCTACAATGTGGGGAGATACTTCTGGGAAATTTACATACAAACCCGTTGATAAAAAAACGAACTATGTAAAACGTTGTGTTGGTATTGCTGGAGATTCCTTAGAGTTAAGGAATGGTTATGTATATATTAATGGTAAAAAGAACGAATTACCTTACAGAGCTAAATTACAGTTTTATTATACGTATGAAGCTACATCTTCTATTGATAGAAATACTTTTCCTAAGTTTTTAATCGATAAAGAAAGAACTGGCGTTTATAAAATATTAAGTGAATATTGGAACAATCCAAAAGTACAAGAAGCTTTTAAAAAAGGAGCTAATTTATCTAAAATAGGATCAGATTCTTTATACACAGAAGTTGCAGGTGGCGTTTCTCAAGATTTAGCAAGAAGGCTAAAAATGGAAAATGTAGCTACTAAAATAAATATTAATTTAACAGAAGAAGAAGCTATTAAGCTAAAAGAATACCCATTAACACTTTCTGTGAAAAAAGTGAATCATGGTACAGATAATGGTATTTTTCCTCATATAGAAAGCAACCAATGGAGTCAAGATAATTTTGGTCCTATTTATATTCCTAAAGCTGGAACAACTGTAAAAATAGATTCAGAGTCTTTACCATATTATAAACAAATTATTAAAAATTATGAAAATAATGACCTACAAGTGGTAGGTGAAAATATTTTTATAAACGGAGAAAAAGCGACTTCTTATACATTTAAACAAGATTACTATTGGATGATGGGGGATAACAGACATAACTCTTTAGATGCTCGTTATTTTGGATATACTCCTTTTGATCATGTTCTAGGAAAACCTGTAATGGTTTGGTTTAGTTGGAATGCAAATGCACCTTCTTTTGGAGCTAAATTAAAATCAATTCGTTGGGACAGAATGTTTACAACAGTTGGTGGAGATGGAGAACCTGTTTCTTACAGATATCTAGTTTTAGTACTAATTGGTTTGTATTTTGGTTATAGTTTCTATAAAGGGAAGAAAAAATCAGCATAA
- a CDS encoding glycosyltransferase family 4 protein — MKVLIITYYWPPAGGSGVQRWLKFVKYLQDFDIEPVVYTVDNANYPINDESLINEIPNNIEVLKQAIWEPTDLLFWKKKNEQKKDISNTSKGGFLSYVRGNFFIPDPKIFWINKSVKYLQKYLNSNNIDVIISTGPPHSMHLIAQKLHQKNNIKWIADFRDPWTSLYYNDDFKQGSFAKKRNNKLELSVLKNADCILTVSNTLKKEFSKVSKNVEVITNGFDDEVLITQPKALDKKFTISYIGLLPKQSNPKVLFKVLKKLTEEKTSFSEDLIINLIGDISDEVKKEVEVNNLSNNVNFVGYVSHDKAIEYQKKAQVLLLLIPKVKQSKGILTGKLFEYLKAKRPILAIGPEDGDLSKILKDTNAGIVVDYDNEDKVLLEIQKLYQQFKKGILEVDSKNIAQFHRRALTKKLALIINKVNS; from the coding sequence TTGAAAGTATTAATAATTACATATTATTGGCCACCTGCAGGAGGTTCTGGCGTTCAGCGCTGGTTAAAGTTTGTGAAATATTTACAAGATTTTGATATTGAACCTGTTGTTTATACTGTTGATAATGCTAATTACCCAATAAATGATGAATCATTAATAAATGAAATTCCTAATAATATTGAAGTATTAAAACAAGCTATTTGGGAACCTACAGATTTGCTTTTTTGGAAAAAGAAAAACGAACAAAAAAAAGATATTTCTAATACGAGTAAAGGAGGTTTTTTATCTTATGTTCGGGGAAATTTTTTTATTCCTGATCCAAAAATATTTTGGATAAATAAGTCGGTAAAATATCTTCAGAAGTATTTAAATTCAAATAATATAGATGTAATTATATCTACAGGTCCACCTCATAGTATGCATTTAATTGCACAGAAATTACATCAAAAAAATAATATAAAATGGATTGCAGACTTTAGAGATCCTTGGACAAGTTTGTATTATAATGACGATTTTAAACAAGGTAGTTTTGCTAAAAAAAGAAATAATAAATTAGAGCTTTCAGTTCTAAAAAATGCTGATTGTATTCTAACAGTGAGTAATACATTAAAAAAAGAGTTCTCTAAAGTTTCAAAAAATGTTGAAGTAATTACAAATGGTTTTGATGATGAAGTTTTAATTACTCAACCAAAAGCGTTGGATAAAAAATTTACGATTTCTTATATTGGTTTATTACCAAAACAGAGTAACCCTAAAGTTTTGTTTAAAGTTCTTAAGAAATTAACAGAAGAGAAGACTTCGTTTTCTGAAGATTTGATAATTAACTTAATTGGTGATATTTCAGATGAAGTGAAAAAAGAGGTAGAAGTTAATAATTTAAGCAATAATGTAAATTTTGTTGGTTATGTTTCTCATGATAAAGCAATAGAATATCAGAAAAAAGCACAGGTTTTGTTGTTGTTAATTCCTAAGGTGAAACAATCTAAAGGAATTTTAACGGGAAAATTGTTTGAATATTTAAAAGCAAAACGACCTATCTTAGCAATTGGTCCTGAAGATGGAGATTTATCAAAAATTTTAAAGGATACAAATGCGGGTATTGTTGTAGATTATGATAATGAAGATAAAGTGTTGTTAGAAATACAAAAGTTATATCAACAATTTAAAAAAGGAATTTTAGAAGTAGATTCTAAAAACATAGCGCAATTTCATAGAAGAGCGTTAACAAAAAAGCTAGCTTTAATAATTAATAAAGTAAACTCATAA
- a CDS encoding DUF6122 family protein, translating into MILKFFMHYGLHFLFPGVIAYMFFKEKWKVVYLLFIATMLVDLDHLIATPIFDSNRCSVGFHILHSYIAIGIYSICTLFKTTRVMAIGLLFHMFTDYIDCYL; encoded by the coding sequence ATGATCTTAAAATTTTTTATGCATTATGGATTACACTTCCTATTTCCAGGAGTAATTGCCTATATGTTTTTTAAAGAAAAATGGAAAGTAGTTTACTTACTATTTATTGCAACTATGCTTGTAGATCTAGACCATTTAATTGCGACTCCCATATTTGACAGTAATAGATGCAGCGTTGGATTTCATATACTACATTCTTATATAGCAATAGGTATTTATTCTATATGTACTTTATTTAAAACAACAAGAGTTATGGCAATAGGATTGCTATTTCATATGTTTACAGATTATATAGATTGTTATTTGTAA
- a CDS encoding lipopolysaccharide biosynthesis protein, with translation MGIIFKQSFKNTLFIYLGFAFGGINTLFLYTRFLEDEYYGLVTFLLSTSNLLMPLIALGIHHTIVKFFSSYLTKIEKDRFLSSVLFLPLIIAVPVAYFGNLFYEQIGDYLSIENPIIKDYTFVIYLIAVACSYFEIFYAWAKVQFQTVVGNILKELWNRVVVMILLFAVYFELITKPEFIYYLTGAYFLRMFVMMFYAFKLYLPKFTFSKPDNFKEVLRFSGYIILAGSAGAIILDIDKFMIPGKESLVKAAYYSVAVFIGSFIEAPSRAMLNILQPLTSKTLNEENHKEVASLYKKSSINLLLISGLFFVLINANVTQLFNLLPKEYADGALVVLMISLLKLYNGFLGNNGAIINNSKFYRITLPLSASMAVSVYLLNKLFYYELDMGTDGLALATLIVIFSANTFKLFFIKSKFSITPFTDKTVKMIFIIAVLYLAFNFWDFPIDNIYLWKFPIHPIINIILKSSVITAVYLFLIFKLNISNEFDNLLKKFYK, from the coding sequence ATGGGAATTATATTTAAACAATCTTTTAAAAACACCCTTTTTATTTATTTAGGTTTTGCCTTTGGAGGAATAAATACATTGTTTTTATACACTCGTTTTTTGGAAGATGAATATTATGGTTTGGTTACTTTTCTTTTGTCAACATCTAATTTATTAATGCCTTTAATTGCTTTAGGAATTCATCATACTATTGTGAAGTTTTTTTCTAGTTATTTGACAAAAATCGAAAAAGATCGTTTTTTGTCTTCTGTCCTTTTTTTACCTTTAATAATAGCAGTCCCTGTTGCATATTTTGGAAACCTTTTTTATGAACAAATAGGTGATTATCTTTCAATAGAAAATCCAATTATAAAAGATTATACGTTTGTAATCTACTTAATTGCAGTTGCCTGTTCTTATTTCGAAATTTTTTATGCTTGGGCAAAAGTTCAGTTTCAAACGGTTGTTGGTAATATTTTAAAAGAATTATGGAACCGAGTTGTAGTAATGATTTTATTATTTGCTGTTTATTTTGAACTCATTACAAAACCAGAGTTTATTTATTATTTAACAGGTGCCTATTTTTTAAGAATGTTTGTAATGATGTTCTATGCTTTTAAATTATATCTACCCAAGTTCACGTTTTCTAAACCTGATAACTTTAAAGAAGTACTCCGTTTTTCTGGATATATTATCTTAGCAGGAAGTGCAGGAGCTATTATTTTAGACATAGATAAGTTTATGATACCAGGAAAAGAATCTTTAGTAAAAGCTGCTTATTATTCAGTTGCTGTTTTTATTGGTTCTTTTATTGAAGCACCAAGTAGAGCAATGTTAAATATTTTACAGCCTTTAACTTCTAAAACGTTAAATGAAGAAAATCATAAAGAGGTGGCATCCTTATATAAAAAGAGTTCTATTAATTTATTGTTAATTAGTGGTTTGTTCTTTGTCTTGATAAATGCAAATGTTACTCAATTATTTAATTTATTACCTAAAGAATACGCAGATGGAGCATTAGTTGTACTGATGATTTCTTTACTAAAATTGTACAATGGCTTTTTAGGAAATAATGGTGCAATCATAAATAACTCTAAATTTTATAGAATAACTTTACCTCTTAGTGCTTCTATGGCTGTTTCTGTTTATCTCTTAAACAAACTCTTCTATTATGAGTTAGATATGGGGACAGATGGTTTAGCATTGGCAACTCTGATCGTCATTTTTAGTGCAAATACGTTTAAATTATTTTTTATAAAAAGTAAGTTTTCAATAACTCCTTTTACAGACAAAACAGTTAAAATGATTTTCATTATTGCTGTGTTATATCTTGCTTTTAATTTTTGGGATTTTCCTATTGATAATATTTATTTATGGAAATTTCCAATCCATCCAATTATAAATATCATCTTAAAAAGTAGTGTTATTACAGCTGTGTATTTGTTCTTAATATTTAAATTAAATATTTCTAATGAGTTTGATAATCTTCTAAAAAAGTTTTACAAATAA